From one Chloroflexota bacterium genomic stretch:
- a CDS encoding glycosyltransferase family 4 protein: MRILMLSWEYPPHIVGGLGRHVAELVPALIQEGVEVHLVTPRWAGGEPKEEVDGLTVYRVDPPDVPMPDFYTSAWQTNIRLEQVGGALCQEKGIDLIHNHEWLTAFSATALKRNFRIPLLSTIHATEQGRARGNLVTDMQRAIHSVEWWLTYESWRIICCSQYMATEVINYFKAPADKIDVIPNGVRVDRFQHLERADLSRFRSMYALPEEKIVFYVGRIVHEKGVHILIEAVPRVLAENPAAKFVIAGTGDLIPALRARAWDLGVGDKVLFTGFIPDEDRDRLYKVASCAVFPSLYEPFGIVALEAMAAKVPVVVSLVGGLQEVVKHAETGITVYPDNPESLAWGINHTLSRPDWAAQRAENAYRVVREEYNWQRIAQQTIRVYERVIAERAKVAW; encoded by the coding sequence ATGCGCATCTTGATGCTATCCTGGGAGTACCCGCCGCATATTGTGGGGGGCTTGGGTCGCCATGTAGCCGAACTCGTGCCTGCACTAATCCAAGAAGGAGTAGAAGTACACTTAGTCACCCCGCGTTGGGCTGGTGGCGAACCAAAGGAAGAGGTTGATGGGCTTACAGTGTACCGCGTGGATCCGCCTGACGTGCCCATGCCCGATTTCTACACCAGTGCGTGGCAGACCAACATTCGTCTGGAACAAGTAGGTGGCGCTCTTTGCCAGGAAAAAGGCATTGACCTGATTCACAACCATGAGTGGCTGACCGCCTTCAGTGCCACTGCCTTGAAACGCAATTTTCGCATCCCCTTGCTCAGCACTATCCACGCTACGGAACAGGGACGGGCGCGAGGCAACCTGGTTACAGATATGCAAAGGGCTATCCACAGCGTGGAATGGTGGCTGACTTACGAATCTTGGCGCATCATTTGCTGCTCCCAATACATGGCCACTGAAGTGATCAACTACTTCAAGGCGCCAGCGGACAAGATAGACGTTATTCCCAACGGCGTAAGGGTAGATCGCTTCCAACACCTGGAAAGGGCGGACTTGTCTCGCTTCCGCAGCATGTACGCATTGCCGGAGGAGAAAATTGTCTTCTACGTGGGGCGCATCGTCCACGAAAAAGGGGTACACATCTTGATCGAAGCCGTGCCTCGCGTGCTGGCCGAAAACCCTGCCGCCAAGTTCGTCATTGCCGGTACAGGCGACCTCATTCCTGCACTACGCGCCCGGGCTTGGGACCTTGGCGTTGGCGACAAGGTGCTGTTCACCGGCTTTATCCCCGATGAGGACCGCGATCGCCTGTACAAAGTAGCTTCTTGCGCCGTCTTTCCGAGTCTGTACGAACCATTCGGGATCGTTGCTCTCGAAGCCATGGCGGCCAAAGTGCCGGTGGTGGTCTCCTTGGTCGGTGGCTTGCAAGAGGTGGTGAAACATGCTGAGACAGGCATCACCGTTTATCCGGATAATCCCGAATCGCTGGCCTGGGGCATCAACCACACCCTGTCCCGTCCCGATTGGGCTGCACAGCGTGCGGAAAATGCCTACCGCGTGGTGCGGGAAGAGTACAATTGGCAGCGCATCGCGCAACAAACTATCCGCGTCTATGAGCGCGTCATTGCGGAACGTGCTAAGGTAGCCTGGTAG
- a CDS encoding GNAT family N-acetyltransferase: MIIRDFRPEDAEALVEILKANLQYGDPATEGPEAMLRVHECRAAVFLVAEEDGKPVGLSRGVYDGSKALIHLVSVHPAYQRRGIGTALVRETARRFKERGATNLAVTVPGDNLEFWKKLSFRVTTRIMFAHPIEKVIEG; this comes from the coding sequence ATGATTATCCGGGACTTTCGGCCAGAGGATGCAGAGGCACTAGTAGAGATTTTGAAAGCGAATTTACAATATGGAGATCCGGCCACAGAGGGCCCGGAGGCCATGCTGCGGGTGCACGAATGCCGGGCAGCAGTGTTTCTGGTTGCGGAAGAGGATGGCAAACCGGTGGGCTTGAGCCGTGGCGTTTACGATGGCTCCAAAGCGCTCATACACCTGGTCTCCGTGCACCCTGCTTATCAGCGACGTGGTATCGGTACAGCACTGGTGCGCGAGACCGCAAGACGATTCAAGGAACGTGGCGCAACGAACTTGGCAGTTACTGTGCCTGGTGATAATCTGGAATTCTGGAAGAAGTTATCTTTTCGTGTGACCACGCGCATTATGTTTGCGCATCCAATTGAAAAAGTCATCGAAGGGTGA